A section of the Mesobacillus jeotgali genome encodes:
- a CDS encoding dihydrolipoamide acetyltransferase family protein has product MVEVKLHDIGEGMTEADINCYLVKPGDVVKADDPLVEVQTDKMTAEIPAPCSGVVKELLLNQGQTVKVGTTLLIMEGQAAQGTTGGLQQERDSAYTEAEPAKAAVNILERHAEPIVPIGVSVRLGRILASPYTRKIARENGVNIMEVTGTGPAGRITDQDVLAFARLRDSEAANGSEAGSEQQVARVSQPGYKQWAPSLSEVGSEKRVAKISEAGSEGKAADIPVHDSEDLVPSGSKGGSEAKQINDATISHGSLPFRGRRKQIAKKMVQSLYTIPHCTHFEEVDVSQLITLREEIKASGSSISATAFFIKALSIGLKEFPVFNARLDEENERIQLLSEHHIGIAVDTPDGLIVPVIRNVERKNLKQIHEEMKRLTKLALNDKLTVKDISGGTFTVSNVGPLGGSIGATPIIQHPQTALVSFHKTKKRPVVTDQDEIAIRSIMNLSMAFDHRVADGATAVAFTNRFAQLIENPKMMLLELM; this is encoded by the coding sequence ATGGTTGAAGTAAAACTCCATGACATTGGGGAAGGGATGACTGAAGCGGATATAAATTGTTATTTAGTGAAGCCAGGTGATGTCGTAAAGGCTGATGATCCGTTGGTAGAAGTCCAGACTGACAAGATGACCGCTGAAATTCCAGCGCCCTGTTCCGGTGTGGTTAAAGAATTGTTGTTGAACCAGGGACAAACGGTAAAAGTGGGGACGACGCTATTGATTATGGAAGGGCAAGCTGCACAAGGAACAACGGGTGGGCTTCAACAAGAAAGAGACAGTGCGTATACAGAAGCAGAGCCTGCTAAAGCGGCTGTTAATATTCTGGAAAGACATGCAGAGCCGATCGTTCCCATTGGTGTGAGCGTAAGGCTCGGCCGAATTCTCGCTTCTCCTTACACGAGGAAAATTGCACGGGAAAATGGTGTAAACATAATGGAGGTTACCGGTACGGGACCTGCAGGGAGAATAACCGATCAAGATGTATTGGCTTTTGCAAGATTAAGAGATAGTGAAGCTGCGAATGGTTCGGAAGCCGGTTCCGAACAGCAGGTTGCACGGGTTTCACAACCAGGTTATAAACAGTGGGCTCCGAGTCTTTCGGAAGTGGGTTCTGAAAAGAGGGTTGCGAAGATTTCGGAAGCAGGTTCTGAAGGTAAGGCAGCAGATATTCCGGTGCATGATTCCGAGGATCTGGTTCCGAGCGGTTCAAAAGGTGGTTCCGAAGCCAAGCAGATAAATGATGCCACAATATCCCACGGTTCTTTGCCATTCCGCGGACGCCGCAAGCAGATTGCCAAAAAGATGGTTCAATCATTGTATACCATTCCTCATTGCACACATTTTGAGGAAGTGGATGTCAGTCAGTTAATCACTTTGCGGGAAGAAATCAAGGCATCAGGAAGTTCTATTTCTGCGACTGCTTTCTTTATTAAAGCCCTTTCGATTGGGCTAAAAGAATTCCCAGTCTTCAATGCAAGGCTTGATGAAGAAAATGAACGTATCCAGCTGCTGAGTGAGCACCATATTGGAATAGCCGTTGACACTCCAGATGGACTAATCGTTCCGGTGATCAGGAATGTGGAGCGGAAGAATCTGAAGCAGATCCATGAGGAAATGAAGCGGCTTACAAAACTTGCACTTAATGACAAGCTTACAGTCAAGGATATTTCAGGGGGAACTTTTACAGTCAGCAATGTAGGTCCGCTGGGCGGCAGCATTGGTGCAACTCCAATCATCCAGCACCCGCAGACAGCACTCGTTTCCTTCCATAAAACAAAAAAACGGCCAGTAGTGACAGACCAGGATGAAATTGCGATCCGTTCCATCATGAATTTATCCATGGCGTTTGACCATAGGGTAGCAGACGGCGCAACTGCAGTAGCTTTTACAAACCGCTTCGCACAGCTGATTGAAAACCCAAAAATGATGCTGCTGGAGTTGATGTAA
- the hppD gene encoding 4-hydroxyphenylpyruvate dioxygenase: MEEKVMVSGQTTEDFFPVQDVDYLELYVGNAKQAAHFFQTAFGFKVVAYSGLETGNRETASYVLQQRKIRLVVTGSYNDSSRVAQFVKTHGDGVKDIALAVDDVQKAYEGAVSRGAIEIQPPHEVSDENGVLKKAVIGTYGDTIHTLVERKDYKGLFMPGFVESETTVPVNDAGFIGIDHVVGNVERMEEWVNYYANVMGFKEMKHFTDKDIVTEYSALMSKVMHNGGRIKFPINEPAEGKRKSQIQEYLEFYNGPGVQHLAILTEDIVSTVAQLRANGVEFLSTPDSYYEMLSERVGEIDEEIEKLKELSILVDRDDEGYLLQIFTKPIVDRPTLFIEVIQRKGARGFGEGNFKALFESIEREQERRGNL, translated from the coding sequence ATGGAAGAAAAAGTAATGGTATCTGGCCAGACAACCGAGGATTTTTTTCCGGTTCAGGATGTTGACTATTTGGAGCTATATGTAGGTAATGCAAAACAGGCTGCGCATTTTTTTCAGACAGCTTTTGGCTTTAAGGTAGTCGCTTATTCAGGTCTTGAAACTGGCAACCGCGAAACGGCTTCCTATGTGCTGCAGCAGCGGAAAATCAGGCTCGTTGTTACTGGATCTTACAATGATTCATCTCGTGTGGCCCAATTTGTCAAGACCCACGGCGATGGCGTGAAGGATATTGCGCTTGCTGTTGATGATGTCCAGAAGGCATACGAGGGAGCGGTAAGCCGTGGTGCGATCGAGATTCAGCCGCCACATGAGGTTTCAGACGAAAATGGTGTCTTGAAGAAGGCCGTAATTGGTACATACGGCGATACAATCCATACACTAGTTGAGCGAAAAGATTATAAAGGTCTTTTTATGCCAGGTTTTGTTGAGAGTGAAACTACTGTTCCAGTCAATGACGCAGGCTTCATCGGCATCGACCACGTAGTCGGCAATGTGGAGAGAATGGAAGAGTGGGTCAACTATTACGCAAATGTCATGGGCTTCAAAGAAATGAAGCATTTCACTGATAAGGATATTGTGACTGAGTATTCAGCGCTAATGTCCAAGGTTATGCATAATGGCGGCCGCATTAAATTCCCGATCAATGAGCCGGCCGAAGGAAAGCGTAAATCACAGATTCAGGAATACCTTGAATTCTATAACGGACCTGGTGTCCAGCATCTCGCAATTTTGACAGAGGACATTGTCAGTACAGTAGCACAATTGCGTGCAAATGGCGTGGAGTTCCTGAGCACTCCAGACTCCTATTATGAAATGCTATCTGAGCGTGTAGGAGAAATTGACGAAGAAATTGAAAAGCTTAAAGAGCTTAGTATTTTAGTAGACCGTGATGATGAAGGTTATTTGCTGCAAATTTTCACAAAGCCAATAGTTGACCGCCCGACTCTCTTCATTGAGGTCATCCAAAGAAAAGGCGCAAGAGGCTTCGGTGAAGGGAACTTCAAGGCACTTTTCGAATCAATCGAACGTGAGCAGGAACGACGCGGCAACCTATAA
- the hisC gene encoding histidinol-phosphate transaminase, which yields MNVKARAELEGITPYALGQAIEEIKEQYRIKTVRKLSDNENVYGTSPKVHEAIMQASANLAFYPDGMTSGLVEKLSAHYGLSPQHFLVSNGSEEIIRLLTRAYINKNDEAVMAEVTFPRYKTNVLIEGGKAVSVPMIEGRHDLKGMQDVITEKTKLVFVCNPNNPTGTIVGKQELLSFIEDVPSNVLIIIDEAYFEYTDSEDYLDTMPLLTQYENLVILRTFSKIYGLASLRVGYGIMHQDVAKELHKVRDVFNVNQLAQAAAMAAIEDQEFVKNCAEKNSAEREFLREKLKELEIESFPSQSNFLFAYTKMPVIQILKENGVLVRQMQVPDYKEAFRITLGTREDHEFILQIVGQLFHERAV from the coding sequence ATGAACGTAAAAGCAAGAGCAGAACTTGAAGGGATCACTCCATATGCCCTCGGCCAGGCCATTGAGGAAATCAAGGAACAGTATCGGATCAAGACTGTAAGGAAGTTATCTGATAACGAAAACGTTTATGGTACTTCTCCGAAAGTACATGAAGCCATCATGCAAGCATCTGCAAACTTGGCTTTTTATCCAGATGGAATGACTTCAGGACTCGTTGAAAAACTTTCCGCACATTATGGGTTGTCTCCTCAACACTTTCTTGTCTCGAATGGATCAGAGGAAATCATCCGTCTGCTTACGAGAGCGTATATCAATAAAAATGATGAAGCCGTTATGGCGGAAGTGACATTCCCTCGCTACAAAACCAATGTGCTCATAGAAGGCGGAAAAGCTGTCAGTGTACCGATGATCGAGGGACGGCATGACCTTAAGGGGATGCAGGATGTCATTACAGAAAAAACCAAACTCGTATTTGTCTGCAATCCAAACAATCCTACGGGAACGATTGTAGGCAAACAAGAATTGCTTTCCTTTATTGAAGATGTACCTTCAAATGTCCTGATTATCATCGATGAAGCCTATTTTGAATACACAGATTCTGAGGACTATCTGGATACAATGCCATTGCTCACACAATATGAAAACCTCGTTATCCTCAGGACCTTCTCGAAAATATATGGTCTTGCGAGCTTGCGGGTAGGCTACGGCATTATGCATCAAGACGTAGCAAAGGAACTTCACAAAGTCAGGGATGTGTTCAATGTTAACCAGCTTGCCCAGGCTGCAGCTATGGCAGCGATAGAAGATCAGGAATTCGTTAAAAACTGTGCTGAGAAAAATAGTGCAGAAAGAGAATTCCTCCGTGAAAAGTTAAAAGAGTTAGAGATTGAAAGTTTCCCTTCACAATCCAATTTCCTGTTCGCATATACGAAAATGCCTGTCATCCAGATACTGAAGGAAAATGGTGTGCTTGTCCGGCAAATGCAGGTTCCTGACTATAAAGAAGCATTCCGGATTACCCTCGGTACCAGGGAGGATCATGAATTCATCCTCCAAATTGTAGGCCAGCTTTTCCATGAAAGGGCGGTGTAA
- a CDS encoding flavin reductase family protein, with translation MEIKTDSLEWRDAYKLLQGSVLPRPIAFVSSQDESGNTNLAPFSFFTVISANPMMVCFSPMRRGTDGAKKDTLNNIEATKQFVINIVSEEFVRQMNDCATEFSSDIDEFEASGLTKAVSAAVKPPRVMESKVHLECELDQVLHFGQDEAGAGSLVIGKVVHVHVDDDLYENGRINSEKLNPVGRLAGATYTLPLSKTFELQRN, from the coding sequence TTGGAAATTAAAACAGACAGTCTTGAATGGAGAGACGCATATAAGCTTTTACAGGGCTCTGTGCTGCCTCGCCCGATTGCATTCGTTTCCAGTCAGGATGAGAGCGGAAACACAAACCTGGCACCCTTCAGTTTTTTTACAGTAATCAGTGCAAATCCTATGATGGTTTGTTTTTCCCCAATGAGGCGAGGGACTGATGGCGCGAAGAAGGATACATTGAACAATATAGAGGCGACAAAGCAGTTTGTCATCAATATTGTAAGTGAGGAATTCGTCCGGCAAATGAATGATTGTGCAACAGAATTCTCTTCTGATATAGATGAGTTTGAAGCATCAGGGCTGACCAAGGCTGTCAGTGCGGCTGTCAAACCGCCAAGGGTTATGGAATCCAAGGTTCATCTTGAGTGTGAACTGGATCAGGTCCTCCATTTCGGGCAGGACGAAGCGGGTGCTGGAAGCCTTGTGATCGGGAAAGTCGTCCATGTGCATGTCGATGATGATTTGTATGAAAATGGCCGGATCAATTCGGAAAAATTGAATCCAGTTGGCAGACTGGCGGGTGCAACCTATACACTGCCGCTTTCCAAAACCTTTGAGCTGCAAAGGAATTAG
- a CDS encoding fumarylacetoacetate hydrolase family protein, producing MKFITFLKKDGSIRAGWINSRNEAVDMYEASKGMLPDNMLAFLEDHEKYMEYIKLNQASLDSDNGAYSLAEISLRAPVPNPKSVRDFYAFEQHVKTARENRGLEMIPEWYEIPVFYFTNHLAIKGPEDEIKRPQACEWLDYELEIACVIGKEGSNIEAENAEQYIFGFFIMNDWSARDLQRKEMKVGLGPAKGKDFATSFGPYLVTKDELDSRKAGNGYDLHMTARVNGRELSRGNMKDLYYSFGQMIERASAGTTLYPGEVIGSGTVGTGCILELGTEVHRWLGPGDEVELEIEGLGVLKNKIIEE from the coding sequence ATGAAATTCATAACGTTTTTGAAAAAAGATGGTTCAATCCGTGCAGGCTGGATTAATTCAAGAAATGAAGCCGTTGATATGTATGAAGCGTCGAAGGGAATGTTGCCGGATAATATGCTGGCATTCCTTGAGGACCATGAAAAATATATGGAATATATTAAACTGAATCAAGCTTCTTTAGATTCTGATAATGGAGCCTATTCACTTGCTGAGATCAGCTTAAGGGCACCGGTGCCGAATCCGAAGAGCGTCCGCGATTTTTACGCATTCGAGCAGCATGTAAAAACGGCCAGGGAGAACCGGGGACTTGAGATGATTCCTGAATGGTACGAAATACCGGTGTTCTATTTCACTAATCACCTTGCCATCAAAGGGCCTGAAGATGAAATCAAACGGCCGCAAGCATGCGAGTGGCTTGATTATGAGCTCGAAATTGCCTGTGTAATCGGTAAGGAAGGCAGCAATATTGAAGCAGAGAATGCCGAACAGTATATTTTTGGCTTTTTTATCATGAATGACTGGAGCGCACGCGACCTCCAGAGGAAGGAAATGAAGGTGGGACTTGGACCGGCAAAAGGGAAGGACTTTGCTACATCATTCGGTCCATACTTAGTCACGAAGGATGAATTGGATTCCCGTAAAGCAGGAAATGGGTACGATCTGCACATGACTGCAAGAGTGAACGGCAGAGAATTGTCCCGGGGAAATATGAAGGATCTGTATTATTCCTTCGGTCAAATGATTGAGCGTGCTTCCGCTGGAACAACACTTTATCCAGGTGAGGTGATCGGTTCAGGCACAGTGGGAACAGGCTGTATTCTTGAACTGGGCACGGAGGTCCACCGCTGGCTTGGACCGGGTGACGAAGTTGAACTTGAGATTGAAGGGCTTGGAGTCCTGAAAAATAAGATTATCGAAGAATAG
- a CDS encoding homogentisate 1,2-dioxygenase: protein MYYRQMGEIPKKRHTMFKKEDGSLFREQVMGTKGFSGTQSILYHHHMPTEVVKSELIGSYLPEYEEQGSLNHRHFLTDQITKTGDALSGREYILGNDDLLIGFANISQPMKHFYRNGDGDEMFFFHHGSGKVQTMFGTLTYRPGDYVVIPIGTMYRVVPDDSEMTKALIVESFSQITTPRRYRNEYGQLLEHSPFCERDIRGPETLESFAEKGEHEVITKTRGYLHRHVLNHHPLDVVGWDGYLYPWAFNIEDFEPITGRIHQPPPVHQTFEGHNYVVCSFVPRLYDYHPEAIPAPYYHSNVNSDELLYYVEGNFMSRKGIKEGSITLHPSGIPHGPHPGKTEASIGKKETLELAVMIDTFRPLKTVKKAKDIEDDQYMYTWIEK, encoded by the coding sequence ATGTACTACCGTCAAATGGGAGAAATCCCGAAAAAACGCCATACGATGTTTAAAAAGGAAGATGGTTCGCTCTTCCGTGAGCAGGTAATGGGAACGAAGGGGTTTTCTGGAACCCAGTCCATCCTTTATCACCACCATATGCCGACAGAAGTGGTTAAAAGTGAATTGATCGGAAGCTATTTGCCTGAATATGAAGAGCAGGGGTCATTGAACCACCGGCATTTTCTTACCGACCAGATTACGAAGACCGGCGATGCTTTAAGTGGAAGGGAATATATCTTAGGTAATGACGACTTGCTGATCGGATTTGCAAATATTTCTCAACCAATGAAGCACTTTTACCGCAATGGTGACGGAGATGAGATGTTCTTTTTTCATCATGGTTCCGGCAAAGTGCAGACCATGTTCGGCACATTGACATACCGTCCAGGTGATTATGTCGTCATTCCAATCGGGACGATGTACCGTGTTGTACCTGATGATTCAGAGATGACCAAAGCACTGATTGTTGAATCGTTCAGCCAGATTACTACACCTCGCCGTTATCGCAACGAATACGGCCAGCTTTTGGAGCATAGCCCATTCTGTGAACGTGATATTCGCGGGCCGGAGACACTGGAATCCTTCGCAGAAAAAGGGGAGCATGAAGTGATCACCAAGACACGCGGCTATCTGCACCGCCACGTGTTGAACCACCACCCGCTTGATGTAGTTGGCTGGGATGGCTATCTGTATCCATGGGCATTCAACATCGAGGATTTTGAACCAATCACTGGCCGGATCCACCAGCCGCCGCCAGTTCACCAGACATTCGAGGGGCACAATTATGTTGTCTGTTCATTTGTGCCAAGGCTTTACGATTATCATCCAGAGGCGATTCCAGCGCCATACTACCACAGCAACGTCAATAGTGATGAGCTGCTCTATTATGTAGAAGGCAACTTCATGAGCCGCAAGGGAATCAAGGAAGGTTCCATCACCCTCCACCCAAGCGGTATCCCGCACGGGCCGCATCCTGGCAAGACTGAAGCAAGCATCGGCAAGAAAGAAACACTTGAGCTTGCTGTCATGATTGATACATTCAGACCGCTGAAAACGGTCAAGAAGGCAAAGGATATTGAAGACGACCAGTATATGTATACCTGGATCGAGAAATAG
- a CDS encoding ribonuclease J: protein MYVVQYEDDIFVIDCGGKFPDESLLGIDLIIPEMTYLEENREKIRGLIVTHGHEDHIGGVPYFFKKLKAPVYATDFTLGLIELKLGEHKLLRGTELKKINSDSELDFGKVKVSFFKVSHSIPDCLGIVFHTPEGNIVHTGDFKFDLTPANDEQSEIHKMARIGTEGVLALLSESTNAERTGLTPSERMVAGHLEEAFMKAEGKIFVSTFASNVNRVQQVVEAAIKTERKLALLGRSMVNVVDVAIERGYLNVPEGMLIEPHVVDQLDPDKVAILCTGSQGEPMAALARLATGNYRDVSIYPGDTVIMAASPIPGNEKDVSKIIDNLFKLGANVIYGSGSTTGMHVSGHGYQEDLKLMLTLMKPKYFIPIHGEYRMLHHHRLLAESVGVEKGHTFIIKNGDIVDIDHGEARQTRNIPAGDTYVDGISVGDVGEIVLRDRKQLSEDGMLVIVLTLSKSERKIISGPDTISRGFVFVKNSEDLMRDVNNLVTKTVTELQEDNVHRWNVIKQAIKKAVGQHIFQQTRRKPMILPIIIEI, encoded by the coding sequence ATGTATGTTGTTCAATATGAGGACGATATTTTTGTGATTGATTGCGGCGGGAAGTTCCCTGATGAGAGTTTGCTCGGAATTGATTTGATTATCCCGGAAATGACTTATCTTGAGGAAAACAGAGAAAAAATACGCGGATTGATTGTGACCCATGGCCATGAGGATCATATTGGCGGTGTCCCTTATTTTTTCAAAAAACTGAAGGCTCCAGTATATGCCACTGACTTCACACTTGGGTTGATAGAATTAAAACTCGGTGAGCATAAGCTTTTAAGAGGAACTGAATTGAAAAAAATCAACTCAGATTCAGAATTGGATTTTGGCAAGGTCAAGGTTTCATTTTTCAAAGTGAGCCACAGCATCCCGGATTGTCTGGGAATAGTTTTCCACACTCCAGAGGGGAATATTGTTCATACAGGGGATTTTAAATTCGACCTGACTCCCGCTAATGATGAACAATCAGAAATCCACAAAATGGCGAGAATCGGGACAGAAGGTGTTCTGGCCTTGCTTTCTGAAAGTACGAATGCTGAACGGACTGGGCTTACGCCATCGGAGCGAATGGTCGCAGGTCATTTGGAAGAGGCATTTATGAAGGCAGAAGGAAAGATTTTTGTATCTACTTTTGCCTCGAACGTAAACCGTGTCCAGCAGGTAGTAGAAGCGGCAATCAAGACAGAAAGGAAGCTGGCTTTACTTGGCAGGAGCATGGTCAATGTTGTGGATGTTGCGATTGAAAGAGGATACCTGAATGTTCCAGAGGGTATGCTGATCGAACCTCATGTAGTCGATCAGTTGGATCCTGACAAGGTTGCCATATTATGTACTGGCAGCCAGGGAGAACCGATGGCAGCATTAGCCCGTCTTGCTACTGGCAATTATCGGGATGTCAGCATTTATCCAGGTGATACAGTCATTATGGCAGCTTCACCAATACCAGGGAATGAAAAAGATGTATCAAAAATCATAGATAACCTTTTCAAGCTTGGAGCCAATGTTATTTACGGCTCAGGCAGCACAACCGGTATGCATGTTTCCGGCCATGGCTACCAGGAAGATCTCAAGCTGATGCTTACACTAATGAAGCCAAAATACTTTATCCCGATTCACGGTGAATACCGGATGCTCCACCATCATCGATTGCTTGCAGAATCGGTTGGTGTGGAAAAAGGCCATACGTTCATTATTAAAAATGGTGATATCGTTGATATAGACCATGGAGAAGCCAGGCAGACCCGGAATATACCAGCAGGAGACACATATGTAGACGGGATCAGTGTCGGGGATGTCGGTGAAATCGTATTAAGAGACCGAAAGCAGCTTTCCGAGGATGGAATGCTTGTAATTGTCCTGACTTTGAGCAAGTCTGAACGAAAAATTATCTCAGGCCCAGATACGATTTCCCGCGGATTCGTATTTGTGAAAAATTCAGAGGATCTGATGCGTGATGTTAATAATCTGGTAACAAAAACCGTAACAGAATTGCAGGAAGACAATGTACACAGATGGAATGTCATCAAGCAGGCCATAAAGAAAGCAGTTGGCCAGCATATCTTCCAGCAGACAAGACGAAAGCCGATGATCCTGCCCATCATCATTGAAATCTAA
- a CDS encoding SRPBCC family protein, which translates to MNMQTEIRKTIILNAPIEKVWKAVATSEGIAAWWMPNTFEAELGREFILHAGPFGDSPCKVTELDPPNRLGFDWGKDWHLVFELREIDSKTEFTLIHSGWDPDKVTEFGQPHTIVQGIMDQGWDKIVNEALPSYIEG; encoded by the coding sequence ATGAATATGCAGACTGAAATTCGCAAAACAATTATTTTAAATGCACCGATTGAAAAAGTATGGAAAGCAGTCGCGACGTCAGAAGGGATTGCTGCCTGGTGGATGCCTAACACCTTCGAAGCTGAACTTGGCAGAGAGTTCATTCTTCACGCAGGACCTTTTGGAGATTCCCCCTGCAAGGTGACAGAATTAGACCCGCCGAATCGTCTTGGATTTGATTGGGGGAAAGACTGGCATTTGGTATTTGAATTGAGGGAGATTGACAGCAAGACAGAGTTCACCTTGATCCATTCCGGCTGGGATCCGGATAAAGTTACTGAATTTGGGCAGCCTCATACCATTGTCCAGGGTATCATGGATCAAGGATGGGATAAAATCGTCAACGAAGCACTCCCTTCCTATATCGAGGGCTGA
- a CDS encoding ArsR/SmtB family transcription factor → MPASQANHDVFHAVSDPTRRKILKMLADKEMPIASITEEFPITRTAVNKHLFVLSEAGLVTSRKIGRESRYALQPEPLRELQEWLSFFEIYWDNKLSALKSFVESDEE, encoded by the coding sequence ATGCCGGCTTCACAGGCAAACCATGATGTGTTCCATGCAGTTTCGGATCCGACTCGCCGTAAAATCCTTAAGATGCTTGCGGATAAAGAAATGCCGATTGCTTCCATAACAGAAGAATTTCCTATAACCAGGACAGCAGTCAATAAGCACTTATTCGTGTTATCAGAAGCAGGACTGGTTACGAGCAGAAAAATTGGACGTGAATCACGTTATGCATTACAGCCTGAACCGCTTCGTGAATTGCAGGAATGGCTCTCCTTTTTTGAAATCTACTGGGATAACAAATTATCGGCACTTAAAAGTTTTGTAGAATCGGATGAAGAATAG